A region from the Mercenaria mercenaria strain notata chromosome 7, MADL_Memer_1, whole genome shotgun sequence genome encodes:
- the LOC128558245 gene encoding putative nuclease HARBI1, translating to MAAVILQRQRQRRKRRNFKERVVTIDHLTEQEVISRYRLDKRQLQSWRASVLIGLRFLAKGDFLSEVADLHGVSKATAATVVDEFINSVNLRLRNIRFPTDRIELNEIKRKFYQKCRMPNIIGAVDGTLIPIQAPTEDEAAYVCRKNYHALNVQAVCDPDARFTDVVAMWPGSQHDAAIFNSCGLKNHLELNDIGMLLGDSGYPLKKYLLTPKLNPSTPQEVEFNKYHSRGRIVIEKAFGLLKSRFRCLHRTGGVLQFRPGKCSQVVLACMRLHNLCVSRNVPEPPAVAADDDNAPYTCINNQGGVEDRHIRQAIINLF from the exons atggccgccgtaATATTACAAAGGCAACGCCAGCGGCGAAAAAGGCGAAATTTCAAGGAACGTGTGGTTACCATTGACCACTTGACAGAGCAGGAGGTCATCTCCAGATACAGACTTGACAAGCGTCAATTGCAGAGTTGGAGGGCCTCT gTTCTCATTGGGCTGAGATTTCTGGCTAAGGGTGACTTTTTATCAGAGGTCGCAGATTTGCATGGGGTTTCCAAGGCCACAGCAGCCACTGTAGTGGATGAGTTCATTAACAGTGTGAATCTAAGGTTAAGGAACATCAG gtttccAACAGATAGAATTgagttaaatgaaataaaaaggaaattctaCCAAAAGTGTAGAATGCCCAACATCATAG GAGCAGTAGATGGTACGTTAATACCAATTCAAGCACCCACAGAAGATGAGGCAGCATATGTTTGTAGAAAGAACTACCATGCTCTAAATGTTCAAGCCGTTTGTGATCCAGATGCAAG ATTTACAGATGTTGTTGCCATGTGGCCAGGGTCCCAGCATGATGCAGCAATTTTCAACTCCTGTGGTTTGAAG AATCATCTTGAACTGAATGATATTGGCATGCTGCTTGGTGACAGTGGATACCCTCTTAAGAAGTACCTGCTGACACCAAAGCTTAATCCAAGTACACCACAGGAGGTTGAATTCAACAAATACCATAGTAGAGGCAGAATAGTCATTGAGAAAGCCTTTGGTCTATTAAAGTCACGTTTTCG TTGCCTGCACAGAACTGGCGGAGTACTCCAATTCAGACCAGGAAAATGCAGCCAAGTGGTGTTGGCATGTATGAGGCTGCACAATTTATGTGTGAGCAGAAATGTACCAGAGCCCCCTGCAGTAGCTGCAGATGATGACAATgctccatatacatgtattaacaatCAAGGAGGAGTTGAAGACAGGCATATAAGACAAGCTATAATCAATTTGTTCTGA
- the LOC123555442 gene encoding carbohydrate sulfotransferase 15-like — translation MTWISEDDFQQKDFPPMSEKLNNWNMSETYRRLDTTPEETGHLPFLQNFKNPCWRETDSNVSMRIRCLPYFFLVGAPKCGSTDLHRRLVMHPLISAKCRKEPHWIARKRFAGGKSRNLSDYLAYYDRAVERDIHRIVTNGYHNAIFGECNAVGLLGAPNAKTGFETTIKAMN, via the exons ACTTTCAACAAAAAGACTTTCCGCCTATGAGTGAAAAGCTGAACAACTGGAACATGTCAGAAACTTACAGAAGGTTGGATACCACACCTGAAGAAACG GGACACCTGCCGTTTCTACAGAATTTCAAAAATCCTTGTTGGCGAGAAACTGATTCAAATGTGAGCATGCGCATCAGATGTCTTCCTTATTTCTTCCTTGTAGGAGCACCTAAATGTGGATCAACAGATTTGCACAGAAGACTGGTCATGCATCCTCTAATTTCAGCTAAATGTCGAAAAGAGCCTCACTGGATAGCAAGAAAAAGATTTGCTGGAG GAAAAAGTAGAAATCTTTCAGACTATCTGGCCTATTACGACAGAGCTGTGGAGAGAGACATACACAGGATAGTGACAAATGGCTACCATAACGCTATATTTG GGGAGTGCAATGCTGTCGGTCTATTGGGCGCACCTAATGCAAAAACTGGTTTTGAAACTACTATAAAAGCAATGAACTAA